Proteins from one Acropora muricata isolate sample 2 chromosome 9, ASM3666990v1, whole genome shotgun sequence genomic window:
- the LOC136928597 gene encoding casein kinase II subunit alpha-like, which produces MANTARARVYSDVNVHRPREYWDYESHVIEWGQQDNYELVRKLGRGKYSEVFEAINITNDEKVVVKILKPVKKKKIKREIKILENLRGGPNIINLLDVVKDPVSRTPALVFEYVNNTDFKQLYQKFTDFDIRFYLYELLKALDYCHSMGIMHRDVKPHNVMIDHDNRKLRLIDWGLAEFYHPGQEYNVRVASRYFKGPELLVDHQEYDYSLDMWSFGCMLASMIFRKEPFFHGHDNYDQLVRIAKVIGTDELFEYVEKYHIELDPRFNDILGRHSRKRWERFTHSENELLVSPEAIDLLDKLLRYDIAERLTAREAMEHPYFYPVVKQEQQRLASGQQVINSPVPMQSSGTPTQPIGSPIPQSSTSPLPNSTPA; this is translated from the exons ATGGCAAACACCGCTCGCGCTCGAGTCTACTCGGACGTGAATGTACACCGTCCAAGAGAATATTGGGATTACGAATCTCATGTTATTGAATGGGG TCAACAAGATAATTATGAACTGGTTCGTAAGCTGGGCAGAGGGAAGTACAGTGAAGTATTTGAAGCTATCAACATCACAAATGACGAGAAAGttgttgtaaaaattttaaag CCtgttaaaaagaagaaaataaaacgtGAGATTAAAATTTTGGAGAATCTGAGAGGAGGGCCAAACATCATTAACCTTCTTGATGTTGTGAAGGACCCAGTG TCCAGAACACCAGCTTTAGTTTTTGAGTATGTTAATAACACAGATTTTAAG caACTGTATCAGAAATTTACAGATTTCGACATCAGATTTTATCTATATGAGCTTTTGAAG GCATTGGATTATTGCCACAGTATGGGCATAATGCACAGAGATGTGAAACCTCATAATGTTATGATTGATCATGACAACAGAAAG CTTCGGTTAATAGATTGGGGGCTGGCAGAGTTTTATCATCCAGGTCAAGAGTATAATGTCAGAGTGGCTTCTAGATACTTCAAAGGACCTGAACTACTTGTCGATCATCAG GAATACGACTATTCTCTGGACATGTGGAGTTTTGGGTGTATGTTGGCTAGTATG ATTTTCAGAAAGGAGCCATTCTTTCATGGTCATGACAACTACGACCAA CTGGTCAGAATCGCCAAAGTTATAGGAACAGATGAATTGTTTGAGTATGTTGAAAAATATCATATTGAACTCGACCCAAGATTCAATGACATCTTAGGAAG ACACTCGAGAAAAAGATGGGAAAGATTTACTCATTCGGAAAATGAACTTTTAGTTAGTCCAGAAGCAATTGACTTACTGGACAAGCTCTTGAGATACGATATTGCT GAACGTCTCACAGCTAGGGAAGCCATGGAACACCCCTATTTTT ACCCTGTAGTGAAACAAGAACAGCAGAGATTAGCCTCTGGACAACAGGTCATCAACTCGCCGGTACCAATGCAGTCCAGTGGCACACCCACGCAGCCAATTGGCTCGCCAATTCCTCAGTCATCAACATCTCCGCTTCCGAATTCCACACCTGCGTGA
- the LOC136929562 gene encoding uncharacterized protein: protein MASRRPCGGAFPRIADLININLSQDMVDVVNCELQSGTETIPKLEDKFNVVMKDLFETELLSLFQLQDPYAIFSKKLKTNLVGSVSEGFGLPEYIHLEEDGSLRVAVRDEADFNLVWSSLKLRDSETCSSAGDLDGEVEFSSEFPGYANVKLVKNEALTRWIDLSNIAMNCDGSEVTVYLHPMAVTDEFYLSLHLRSVLSNLIVNSFRKHDNEKECEKQNNNSEKEKTQETFTDPGKTRLNEKHPSHEFTPFKRSPSILFMVDQGGPAVNVSVFLREGGGAMFDMALCLSFPYWPAVANEWITRHRPSGWPSQELVSSIVKEGCALVPVSPLRSLTGLEWRISFSSCERKLAQSLNNCQKGCFLIVKGIWRHFLKHPSKRGLQSYHLKTAMFWVCEEVSPTDWRRDKIGVGALRILQKLYCFLVNMCCPHYLIPENNLFQDIEEDVLMATLQRVSIAIASRQQIWYDNPALLNTLQPENSRLHLNKLEDKAFREAIEKVFWICYDLALQENPSQDFEKKLAYIIKEALEKCSKDQGSLHSLTTAFFVTFESTQLQQFWASSASMTKYIGARMPPRMIALKKPISWELIITLSAWLDMFKFGFNLFVSFTNQEAIKDLMDQADTDHSNQDSDCESADSMEECSDSVLLNLTQAFMGNNEFDLDMVVNEDSEEKEVEDENDD from the coding sequence ATGGCGTCTCGCAGACCTTGTGGGGGAGCTTTTCCGCGCATAGCAGACTTAATAAACATTAATCTTTCACAAGATATGGTGGATGTTGTAAACTGCGAATTGCAATCTGGAACAGAAACAATTCCGAAGTTGGAAGACAAGTTCAACGTGGTCATGAAAGATTTATTTGAAACGGAACTTCTGTCACTTTTTCAACTGCAAGATCCATATGCTATCTTTTCTAAAAAGCTTAAAACGAACTTAGTTGGAAGTGTAAGTGAAGGATTTGGTTTGCCCGAGTACATACACTTGGAAGAGGACGGTTCCTTAAGGGTAGCCGTTAGAGATGAAGCTGACTTTAACCTTGTATGGAGTTCACTTAAGCTTCGCGATTCGGAAACTTGCAGTTCAGCAGGTGATCTAGATGGTGAGGTTGAATTCAGTTCTGAATTTCCTGGCTATGCTAATGTCAAGCTCGTTAAGAACGAGGCTTTAACTCGGTGGATAGATCTCTCAAATATTGCTATGAACTGTGATGGTAGTGAAGTCACAGTTTACCTACATCCAATGGCTGTCACTGATGAGTTCTATCTGTCTTTGCATTTACGAAGTGTACTTAGTAATTTGATTGTGAATAGCTTCAGGAAACACGATAATGAAAAGGAATgtgagaaacaaaacaataactcTGAAAAGGAGAAAACTCAAGAAACATTTACTGATCCAGGTAAAACTCGACTGAATGAGAAACACCCTTCACACGAATTCACCCCGTTTAAAAGGAGTCCAAGCATCCTGTTTATGGTAGATCAAGGGGGGCCAGCTGTTAATGTTAGTGTTTTCTTAAGAGAAGGTGGAGGTGCTATGTTTGATATGGCATTATGCCTGTCATTTCCTTATTGGCCAGCCGTAGCCAATGAATGGATCACAAGACACAGACCCAGTGGATGGCCAAGTCAGGAACTAGTGTCCTCAATTGTGAAAGAAGGTTGTGCACTGGTACCTGTTAGTCCACTCAGAAGTCTGACAGGTTTAGAGTGGCGCATCTCCTTTAGTTCATGTGAGAGAAAGCTTGCACAATCCTTGAACAATTGCCAGAAGGGATGCTTCTTGATTGTGAAAGGAATTTGGAGGCATTTCCTTAAACACCCAAGTAAAAGAGGGCTACAGTCTTACCACCTCAAAACTGCAATGTTCTGGGTTTGTGAAGAAGTGTCTCCAACTGACTGGAGAAGAGACAAAATAGGTGTTGGAGCACTAAGGATACTGCAGAAACTGTACTGTTTTCTTGTGAACATGTGTTGTCCACATTATTTAATCCCTGAGAACAATCTTTTCCAAGACATTGAGGAAGATGTACTTATGGCCACGCTACAAAGGGTTTCTATTGCTATTGCCTCAAGGCAACAGATATGGTATGACAATCCTGCATTATTGAACACTTTACAACCAGAAAACTCTCGACTGCACCTCAACAAGCTTGAAGACAAGGCTTTTCGTGAAGCTATTGAGAAAGTATTTTGGATTTGCTATGATCTTGCACTGCAAGAGAATCCAtcacaagattttgaaaagaagCTAGCATACATCATAAAGGAGGCATTAGAAAAATGTTCAAAGGACCAAGGATCCTTACACTCTCTCACCACAGccttttttgtcacatttgaGTCAACTCAACTTCAGCAATTCTGGGCTTCTTCTGCCAGCATGACGAAATATATTGGTGCTAGGATGCCCCCTCGAATGATTGCACTGAAGAAACCTATTTCATGGGAGCTGATCATCACACTTTCTGCTTGGCTTGATATGTTCAAGTTTGGCttcaatttgtttgtttctttcacTAATCAAGAAGCCATAAAGGATCTGATGGATCAAGCGGACACCGATCACTCTAACCAGGACAGTGACTGTGAGAGTGCAGACAGTATGGAAGAATGTTCAGACAGTGTGCTGTTGAATTTAACTCAGGCATTCATGGGAAATAACGAATTTGACCTTGATATGGTTGTCAATGAAGACAGTGAGGAAAAAGAGGTtgaagatgaaaatgatgaCTGA